A genomic window from Candidatus Denitrolinea symbiosum includes:
- a CDS encoding oligopeptide ABC transporter ATP-binding protein, whose amino-acid sequence MDVTSPVEKIENEAGRKAVLSIDDLHVWFELKRFGFGHAGYVKAVDGVTFNVLQGETIAVVGESGCGKSSLMKTILALYKPTKGSIIFNDKNLSELDGKGLHWYHSHVGYIQQDPYGALPPFMTVRRILEEPLLVGGVKDKEERRQRIHKAMDEVKLTPVDDFLEKYPHMLSGGQQQRVVIARAMIMEPKFLVADEPVSMLDASVRVEILKLLRALQEEHHLSVIYITHDLSTVSYFSERIFVMYAGNLVEKAKVRQALDNPLHPYTQALLTGTSEPDAKNAETFKELPPGEPPSLVNPPTGCRFHPRCSKIIKGLCEVEEPPDFEPEPGHLVACWLYK is encoded by the coding sequence ATGGATGTAACTTCCCCGGTTGAAAAGATCGAGAATGAAGCGGGACGAAAGGCCGTCCTGTCCATTGACGATCTTCATGTCTGGTTTGAACTCAAGCGGTTTGGCTTTGGGCATGCGGGCTACGTGAAGGCGGTGGACGGCGTCACCTTTAACGTTTTGCAGGGCGAAACGATCGCCGTGGTGGGCGAGAGCGGCTGCGGAAAATCCAGCCTGATGAAGACGATCCTTGCCTTGTACAAGCCGACGAAAGGCAGCATCATCTTTAACGATAAAAACCTGTCGGAATTGGACGGCAAGGGCCTGCATTGGTACCACTCTCATGTTGGATACATCCAGCAGGACCCCTACGGCGCGCTGCCTCCATTTATGACCGTTCGACGAATTCTGGAGGAACCTCTCCTGGTCGGCGGCGTGAAGGATAAAGAGGAGCGTCGGCAGCGTATCCACAAGGCCATGGATGAGGTCAAACTTACCCCGGTCGATGATTTCCTGGAAAAATATCCTCACATGTTGAGCGGCGGACAGCAGCAGCGCGTAGTCATCGCCCGCGCCATGATTATGGAACCGAAGTTCCTGGTGGCGGATGAGCCGGTCTCGATGCTCGACGCCTCCGTGCGCGTGGAGATCTTGAAACTCCTCCGCGCCTTGCAGGAAGAACACCACCTCTCCGTCATCTACATTACGCACGACCTGTCCACGGTCAGCTATTTTTCGGAGCGCATCTTCGTCATGTACGCCGGCAATCTGGTCGAAAAGGCCAAAGTGCGCCAGGCGCTCGATAACCCCCTGCACCCGTATACGCAGGCCCTGTTGACCGGCACCTCCGAACCGGACGCGAAAAACGCGGAGACGTTCAAGGAACTTCCCCCGGGCGAACCGCCCAGCCTGGTCAACCCTCCAACCGGCTGCCGCTTCCATCCGCGTTGCTCGAAGATTATAAAAGGCCTCTGCGAAGTGGAGGAACCCCCCGATTTCGAGCCGGAACCCGGCCACCTGGTGGCCTGCTGGCTGTATAAATAA
- a CDS encoding dipeptide/oligopeptide/nickel ABC transporter ATP-binding protein, whose product MNNDKLLRIEKLVLHFNTTQGPVQAVDGVDFSLDTNRAVVILGESGCGKSSLAKAILRLLPRNAGAYSGHIYLEGKDIMALPEEEFRQNVRWAAISIVPQAAMNALNPVIRVGEQVAEPAIVHLGVDKAGALSLVQKMFQHVGVPEDFINRYPFELSGGMRQRVAIAMALVTSPNLIILDEPTSALDVLTQANIFNVLKRLKKELGISFILITHDIATSSELADDVAIMYAGQIVEVSDAHRFFEEPLHPYSKKLMASVPRLRGDTEPEFITGRPPSLINPPTGCRFADRCPSRFDKCVEEPPVFEIEGRKVKCWLYES is encoded by the coding sequence ATGAACAACGATAAACTTCTACGCATCGAAAAATTGGTGTTACATTTCAACACCACACAGGGGCCGGTTCAGGCCGTGGACGGCGTTGATTTCAGCCTGGATACCAATCGCGCAGTGGTCATCCTGGGCGAATCGGGCTGTGGAAAAAGCTCGCTGGCCAAAGCCATCCTGCGCCTTTTGCCGCGAAACGCGGGAGCCTATTCCGGTCATATCTACCTCGAAGGAAAGGATATCATGGCCCTCCCCGAGGAAGAGTTCCGGCAGAACGTTCGCTGGGCGGCCATCTCGATCGTGCCGCAAGCCGCCATGAACGCGCTGAACCCGGTGATCCGGGTTGGAGAGCAGGTGGCGGAACCGGCCATCGTCCACCTCGGCGTGGACAAAGCCGGCGCGCTGTCTTTGGTGCAGAAAATGTTCCAGCACGTCGGCGTTCCCGAAGACTTCATCAACCGCTACCCCTTCGAACTCAGCGGCGGGATGCGCCAGCGCGTCGCCATCGCCATGGCGCTGGTCACGTCTCCCAACCTGATCATCCTGGACGAGCCGACTTCCGCGCTGGATGTGCTGACCCAGGCGAACATCTTCAACGTCCTCAAGCGCCTCAAAAAGGAACTGGGCATCAGCTTCATCCTGATCACACACGACATTGCCACCTCCAGCGAACTGGCCGACGACGTCGCCATTATGTACGCCGGCCAGATCGTGGAAGTGAGCGACGCGCACCGGTTTTTTGAAGAGCCGCTGCATCCCTACTCTAAAAAGTTGATGGCCAGCGTGCCGAGGCTGCGCGGAGATACGGAGCCGGAGTTTATCACCGGCCGGCCGCCCAGCCTGATCAACCCTCCCACTGGCTGCCGGTTTGCGGATCGCTGCCCGAGCCGATTTGACAAGTGCGTGGAGGAACCGCCGGTATTTGAGATCGAAGGTCGCAAGGTTAAATGCTGGTTGTATGAAAGTTAG
- a CDS encoding ABC transporter permease, with protein MNALKSSFREILRYPSAVAGLAVIFSLTLVAAYAMITIPYAEAVRLWRGGEDVWYKNPKFAAPAWTNVFSRVKYPVSFAVSSADGGIAKVTTPGEKGTSRIEFTHSFDYSYDTFPQEMLLYFTAKYSEKLPFVSIYLITPDDRKVRISDFGVSQKTTFRFSQDEKLQRRLKGQEVMTGLFARPDSDPAAPLKGRYQLLVEAVTFEEDSDLNFEFVFHGQVYGLAGTDQARRDLMVPLLWGAPIALAFGLLAALGTSVLTMIIAAVGAWYGGWVDELIQRITEINLVLPFLNILIMVGTFYSRSIWVILGVTILLSIFTGSIKSYRAIFMQVKESTYIEAARSYGASNTRLIFLYLIPRMIPLLIPGLVSSVPAFVFLETTLAVLGLGDPVLPTWGKIINDAWGNGALYKGYYYWILEPAVLLMITGLGFAMLGFALDRIFNPRLRNI; from the coding sequence ATGAATGCATTGAAGAGTTCTTTCCGCGAGATTTTACGCTATCCTTCCGCGGTGGCCGGCTTGGCGGTCATTTTTTCGCTGACCCTTGTGGCCGCTTACGCCATGATCACCATTCCCTACGCCGAGGCCGTTCGTTTATGGCGCGGCGGCGAAGATGTTTGGTATAAAAATCCGAAGTTCGCGGCCCCTGCCTGGACCAATGTGTTTTCCAGGGTCAAATATCCGGTTTCCTTTGCGGTCAGCAGCGCCGATGGCGGCATCGCCAAAGTGACGACGCCAGGCGAAAAGGGAACCAGCCGGATCGAGTTTACCCATTCCTTCGATTACTCTTATGATACCTTTCCGCAGGAGATGTTGCTGTACTTCACCGCAAAATATTCGGAAAAATTGCCGTTTGTGTCGATTTATCTGATAACCCCTGACGACCGAAAAGTCCGCATTTCCGATTTTGGAGTCAGCCAAAAGACCACCTTCCGTTTTTCCCAGGATGAGAAATTGCAACGCCGATTGAAAGGGCAGGAGGTGATGACCGGCTTGTTTGCCCGGCCTGATTCCGACCCGGCGGCGCCGCTCAAAGGCCGGTATCAGCTGCTCGTCGAAGCGGTGACCTTCGAGGAAGATTCCGACCTGAATTTTGAATTCGTCTTTCATGGTCAGGTCTATGGCCTGGCCGGGACGGACCAGGCCCGCCGTGACCTGATGGTGCCCCTGTTGTGGGGCGCGCCGATCGCGCTCGCGTTCGGCCTGCTGGCCGCGCTGGGCACCTCGGTTCTGACGATGATCATCGCCGCAGTCGGCGCCTGGTATGGCGGCTGGGTGGACGAACTCATCCAGCGCATTACCGAAATCAACCTGGTGCTGCCCTTCCTGAACATCCTCATCATGGTCGGAACTTTTTACTCGCGCAGCATCTGGGTGATCTTGGGCGTAACCATCTTGCTCAGCATTTTCACCGGCAGCATCAAAAGTTACCGCGCCATTTTCATGCAAGTGAAAGAGTCGACCTACATCGAAGCCGCGCGCTCCTACGGCGCGAGCAACACCCGCTTGATCTTCCTTTACCTCATTCCCCGCATGATCCCGCTGCTCATTCCCGGCCTGGTTTCCTCGGTGCCTGCCTTCGTCTTTCTCGAAACGACCCTTGCGGTCCTGGGCTTGGGAGATCCGGTGCTGCCGACTTGGGGCAAGATCATTAACGATGCCTGGGGCAACGGCGCGCTTTACAAAGGCTATTACTATTGGATCCTGGAGCCGGCAGTCTTGTTGATGATCACCGGCCTCGGTTTTGCCATGCTCGGCTTTGCATTGGATCGAATTTTCAATCCACGATTGAGAAACATATAA
- a CDS encoding ABC transporter permease, which yields MTTANQSDFALVKKKSASGTFARVAKYTIVRLLTLFVTIVIGIYLTIMIANMGGHVDTIMRNEIRERVTQMVVNNPASRNMSNEEKKTQIEERIRLEEKRLNLDQPLVLRTLKYLKNALQLNLGRALHMTSDSGSRQVRLIILERLPATLLLMGTSNLILFFVSLFLALSLSRKYGSFWDKLVIGLSPTSAAPPWFYGIFFILIFAALLKWLPFGGMVDAPPPDNPLDYTLSLLKHMILPASSLIFSAFFISIYNWRTFFLIYSSEDYVEMAKAKGLVARDIERRYILRPTLPTIVTSFALMLIGLWTGAIVTETVFLWPGLGRTSFQAIGLYDIPVIVGTTIIYAYLLAMTVFLLDFVYALVDPRVKIGGGN from the coding sequence ATGACCACAGCCAATCAGTCAGACTTCGCGCTTGTCAAAAAGAAATCCGCCAGCGGGACTTTCGCCCGTGTGGCAAAATATACAATCGTTCGGCTGCTCACCCTTTTTGTCACCATCGTAATTGGCATCTATCTTACGATTATGATCGCGAACATGGGCGGCCATGTTGACACCATCATGCGCAACGAGATCCGTGAGCGAGTTACGCAAATGGTGGTGAACAATCCCGCCAGCCGAAATATGAGCAACGAAGAGAAGAAGACCCAGATTGAAGAGCGGATTCGGCTGGAAGAAAAGCGCTTGAATTTGGACCAGCCGCTCGTTTTGCGAACGCTCAAATACTTAAAAAACGCGCTGCAATTGAATCTGGGGCGCGCCCTCCATATGACCAGCGACAGCGGTTCACGACAGGTGCGCCTGATCATCCTGGAGAGGCTGCCAGCCACCCTGCTCTTGATGGGGACCTCGAACCTGATTCTGTTTTTCGTCAGCCTGTTTCTGGCGCTTTCTCTTTCGCGCAAATACGGCAGCTTTTGGGATAAGTTAGTGATTGGACTTTCGCCCACCTCGGCCGCGCCGCCCTGGTTCTATGGCATCTTCTTTATCCTTATCTTTGCCGCGCTTTTAAAGTGGCTGCCTTTTGGCGGCATGGTAGACGCGCCGCCGCCCGATAACCCTCTCGATTACACGCTGAGCCTGCTTAAACATATGATTCTGCCGGCGTCGTCGTTGATTTTCAGCGCCTTCTTCATCAGTATTTATAACTGGCGCACGTTTTTTCTGATCTATTCCAGCGAAGATTATGTCGAAATGGCGAAAGCCAAGGGCCTGGTCGCCCGCGATATCGAGCGCCGGTACATCCTGCGCCCCACGCTGCCCACCATTGTCACCAGTTTCGCGCTGATGTTGATCGGCCTGTGGACCGGAGCCATCGTTACCGAAACCGTCTTTCTCTGGCCCGGACTGGGGCGCACTTCGTTCCAGGCGATTGGCTTGTACGACATCCCGGTCATCGTGGGAACCACCATTATTTACGCTTACCTGTTAGCGATGACCGTCTTTTTGCTGGACTTCGTTTACGCCCTGGTTGACCCCAGAGTCAAAATCGGCGGAGGCAACTAA
- a CDS encoding peptide ABC transporter substrate-binding protein: MNNPSQTSQKADLLVVKDLVKYFPVRGGLLQRTVAQVQAVDKVSFAVRNGETLGLVGESGCGKTTVGRAILRLIEPTSGQVYFNGEDLLAMRPGSLKAMRRNMQIIFQDPYASLNPRMPIGESVMEGLQIHKIGQPKERWETAIQMLKKVGLEEYHARRYPHEFSGGQRQRIGIARALALQPKFIVCDEPVSALDVSIQSQVLNILKELQSEFGLTYLFIAHNLGVVEHISDRVGVMYLGKMMELASRDDLYREPLHPYTKALMSAIPIPHPNAKRERAILKGDVPSPLNPPTGCRFHTRCPIAVEICSQKEPEFREARPGHWVACWLVD; the protein is encoded by the coding sequence ATGAACAACCCGTCACAGACCTCTCAAAAAGCCGACCTGCTGGTCGTGAAAGACCTGGTCAAATACTTCCCGGTGCGCGGCGGACTGCTCCAGCGCACGGTCGCGCAGGTGCAGGCCGTGGACAAGGTCTCCTTCGCCGTCAGGAACGGCGAGACGCTGGGGCTGGTCGGCGAATCGGGCTGCGGCAAGACCACCGTCGGGCGCGCCATCCTGCGCCTCATCGAACCGACCTCGGGACAGGTCTATTTCAACGGCGAAGACCTCCTCGCCATGCGCCCGGGCTCCCTCAAAGCCATGCGCCGCAACATGCAGATCATCTTCCAGGACCCCTACGCCTCGCTCAACCCGCGCATGCCCATCGGCGAATCGGTGATGGAGGGCTTGCAGATCCACAAGATCGGCCAGCCCAAGGAACGCTGGGAGACCGCCATCCAGATGCTGAAAAAAGTAGGGCTGGAGGAATACCACGCCCGCCGCTACCCGCATGAATTTTCAGGCGGACAGCGCCAGCGCATCGGCATCGCCCGCGCCCTGGCGTTGCAGCCCAAGTTCATCGTCTGCGACGAACCCGTCTCAGCGCTGGACGTGTCCATTCAATCGCAGGTGCTTAACATCCTCAAGGAACTCCAGAGCGAGTTCGGCCTCACCTATCTCTTCATCGCCCACAACCTGGGCGTGGTGGAACACATCTCCGACCGCGTCGGCGTGATGTACCTCGGCAAGATGATGGAACTGGCAAGCCGCGACGACCTTTACCGCGAACCCCTGCACCCCTACACCAAAGCCCTGATGTCCGCCATCCCGATCCCGCATCCCAACGCGAAGCGCGAGCGCGCCATTTTGAAGGGCGACGTGCCAAGCCCGCTCAACCCGCCCACGGGCTGCCGCTTCCACACGCGCTGCCCGATCGCGGTGGAGATCTGCTCGCAGAAAGAACCCGAATTCAGGGAAGCCCGCCCGGGTCACTGGGTGGCCTGCTGGCTGGTGGACTAA
- a CDS encoding methionine ABC transporter ATP-binding protein yields MTSETKPPLLEVRNLKTYFFTEDGVIKAVDGVDFYVRPGEVLGLVGESGCGKSVTSLSIMRLIGTPGKIVDGEMLFEGRDLVKASEAEMMKIRGNRISMIFQQPQSALNPVFRAGDQISEVLQIHQGLDKKNRRQRAVEMLRMVGIPEPERRAEAFPHELSGGMAQRVMIAMALACAPDLLIADEPTTALDVTIQAQILDLMRDLRAKIGSAVILITHDLGVIAEMADRVAVMYAGEIVEESPVAQLFDSPHHPYTIGLIGSVPVLGKVRDRLDVIPGSVPNLVNLPPGCRFAPRCQARIDYNLSICTEKRPPLADIAEGHKARCWLYTDAENHSAPLKSGQPYVTKRE; encoded by the coding sequence GTGACCAGCGAAACCAAACCGCCCCTGCTCGAGGTCAGGAACCTCAAAACCTATTTCTTCACGGAAGACGGCGTCATCAAGGCTGTGGACGGCGTGGACTTCTACGTCCGCCCGGGCGAAGTGCTTGGACTGGTGGGCGAATCGGGCTGCGGAAAAAGCGTCACCTCCCTCTCCATCATGCGGTTGATTGGAACGCCCGGCAAGATCGTGGACGGCGAAATGCTCTTCGAAGGCAGGGACCTGGTCAAAGCTTCCGAAGCAGAGATGATGAAGATCCGCGGCAACCGCATCTCCATGATCTTCCAGCAACCCCAGTCCGCGCTCAACCCGGTCTTTCGCGCGGGCGACCAGATCTCGGAAGTCCTTCAGATCCACCAGGGACTCGACAAAAAAAACCGCCGGCAGCGGGCCGTCGAAATGCTCCGCATGGTGGGCATCCCCGAACCCGAGCGCCGCGCCGAAGCGTTTCCGCATGAACTTTCGGGTGGCATGGCCCAGCGCGTCATGATCGCCATGGCCCTGGCCTGCGCTCCCGACCTGCTCATCGCCGACGAACCCACTACCGCCCTCGACGTCACCATCCAGGCGCAGATCCTCGACCTGATGCGCGACCTGCGCGCCAAGATCGGCTCGGCGGTCATCCTCATCACCCACGACCTGGGCGTGATCGCCGAAATGGCCGACCGCGTCGCCGTAATGTACGCCGGCGAGATCGTGGAAGAATCCCCGGTGGCGCAACTGTTCGACTCGCCGCATCATCCCTACACCATCGGCTTGATCGGCTCGGTGCCGGTCCTCGGGAAAGTGCGCGACCGACTGGACGTCATCCCCGGCTCGGTGCCAAACCTCGTCAACCTGCCGCCCGGCTGCCGCTTCGCCCCGCGCTGCCAGGCCCGCATAGACTACAACCTCTCCATCTGCACGGAAAAACGCCCTCCGCTGGCGGACATCGCCGAAGGCCACAAAGCCCGCTGCTGGCTGTACACCGACGCAGAGAACCACTCCGCCCCGCTGAAGAGCGGACAACCCTATGTCACGAAGCGAGAGTAG
- a CDS encoding ABC transporter substrate-binding protein, with amino-acid sequence MSKNRLMLAFSVLMIAAMLFTACAPKPTEAPTQAPAPTKPAEQPTAVAPTEEPTPEPSTRVGGWLDEIVMSVVSGDSAVTQLKAGAIDIYANGRSSADLPAIKEAGLSYSSSNGLYYDMIYNPGVCSDPKMLNPFSNRKIREATNWLYDRNYINQEVYAGGGLVKFFAIQTNGPDYAELADVARALEAKYAYNFDKAKEVIKTEMEGMGATLGADGKWEYEGAPVTIILLTRPDSDGTRKPIGDYVAAQFEAVGFKVDHQYKNAAEASPLWIQSEPTDCLWHSYTAAWSSIAISRDEKNMFQQMYLNTSVQGMPVFLANVSDPEFQKVGDDLNNGKFTTLAERHDMFAKAMELSLQDSLQVFLIDGKNYTPYNTNVQVTSDLAAGVESAQLYPFTLRFKGQEGGQLKWATQNMFADPWNQIGGSNWTFDQGAQRATASAGFMADPYTGLAWPLRAEKAEITVLDSLPPTNKTLDWVTLSTAPEIQVPADAWADWDAKTQTFIPAGEGVTSQMKSVVYYPADLYSTVKWHDGSNFSAADVVMALILTFDRAKPDSAIYDEAAVPVFESFMSYFKGVKIVSTEPLVVEYYADLTQPDAENMATSLWPNYGFGEASWDVIALGNLAEAAGELAYSSDKSGAKEVEWTSFVGGPSLEILKKHLDQAETDKYVPYAPTMSQYVTADEAAARYANLQKWYADHGHFIVGTGPYYLDKAFLTEKTLTLKRYEGYPDLAERWSGFGEPMLAEAELDGAGQVKIGEEAAFDVYITYNDQPYPQADIKQVKFLLYNAKNEVVLVGEAQAVADGQYQVILPADVTAKLEAGSNKLEVAVILIPVSVPTFTSIDFVTAP; translated from the coding sequence ATGTCTAAAAATCGTTTGATGCTTGCGTTCAGCGTCCTGATGATCGCTGCCATGCTGTTCACCGCGTGCGCTCCCAAGCCGACCGAGGCGCCGACGCAGGCCCCCGCCCCCACAAAACCTGCGGAACAGCCCACTGCCGTTGCGCCCACGGAGGAGCCCACTCCTGAACCCTCCACCCGTGTCGGCGGCTGGCTCGATGAGATTGTCATGTCTGTCGTCTCTGGCGACTCGGCGGTTACCCAGCTCAAGGCTGGCGCCATTGACATCTATGCCAACGGCCGCTCCTCTGCCGACCTGCCAGCGATTAAAGAAGCGGGCTTGAGCTACTCCAGCTCAAACGGGTTGTATTACGACATGATTTACAACCCCGGAGTTTGCTCTGACCCGAAAATGCTGAATCCTTTCTCCAACCGCAAAATCCGCGAAGCCACCAACTGGCTCTACGACCGCAACTACATCAACCAGGAAGTTTACGCCGGCGGCGGTTTGGTGAAATTCTTCGCCATCCAGACCAACGGCCCCGATTATGCCGAGTTGGCAGATGTTGCCCGCGCGCTTGAAGCCAAGTATGCCTACAATTTCGACAAGGCCAAAGAAGTCATCAAGACCGAAATGGAAGGCATGGGCGCCACCCTCGGAGCCGATGGCAAATGGGAATATGAAGGCGCTCCCGTCACCATCATCCTCCTGACCCGTCCCGACAGCGACGGCACCCGCAAACCGATCGGCGATTACGTAGCCGCCCAGTTTGAAGCCGTCGGCTTCAAAGTCGACCACCAATACAAGAACGCTGCCGAAGCCTCCCCGCTTTGGATTCAGAGCGAACCGACCGATTGCTTGTGGCACTCTTACACCGCCGCCTGGTCCTCAATCGCCATCAGCCGCGATGAAAAGAACATGTTCCAGCAGATGTACCTGAACACCAGCGTCCAGGGCATGCCGGTCTTCCTCGCCAACGTCTCCGATCCTGAATTCCAGAAAGTCGGCGACGACCTGAACAACGGCAAATTCACGACCCTTGCCGAGCGCCACGACATGTTCGCCAAGGCCATGGAACTGAGCCTGCAAGATTCGCTGCAGGTCTTCCTGATTGACGGCAAGAACTACACCCCCTACAACACCAACGTTCAGGTCACCTCCGACCTGGCGGCCGGGGTGGAAAGCGCCCAGCTGTACCCCTTCACCCTGCGCTTCAAGGGCCAGGAAGGCGGCCAGCTGAAATGGGCCACCCAGAACATGTTTGCCGATCCGTGGAACCAGATTGGCGGCAGCAACTGGACCTTTGACCAGGGCGCCCAGCGCGCCACCGCCAGCGCCGGCTTCATGGCCGACCCCTACACCGGTCTCGCCTGGCCTCTGCGCGCTGAAAAAGCGGAAATCACCGTCCTCGACAGCCTGCCCCCCACCAACAAGACCCTCGATTGGGTGACGCTCTCGACCGCGCCTGAAATTCAGGTCCCGGCGGATGCCTGGGCGGATTGGGACGCCAAGACCCAGACCTTCATCCCGGCTGGAGAAGGCGTGACCTCCCAAATGAAATCGGTGGTCTACTACCCGGCTGATCTGTACAGCACGGTCAAATGGCACGACGGCAGCAACTTCAGCGCCGCCGACGTGGTTATGGCCCTGATCCTCACCTTCGACCGCGCCAAGCCCGATAGCGCCATTTACGACGAAGCCGCGGTGCCGGTCTTCGAATCCTTCATGTCCTACTTCAAGGGCGTCAAGATCGTTTCGACCGAACCGCTGGTCGTCGAATATTACGCCGACCTGACCCAGCCTGACGCCGAAAATATGGCGACCTCGCTCTGGCCGAACTACGGCTTTGGCGAAGCCAGTTGGGACGTCATCGCGCTGGGCAACCTGGCCGAAGCGGCTGGCGAACTGGCCTACTCCTCGGATAAGTCCGGCGCCAAGGAAGTTGAATGGACCAGCTTTGTGGGCGGCCCCAGCCTGGAGATCCTGAAGAAACACCTCGACCAGGCTGAAACCGACAAGTACGTCCCCTACGCCCCCACCATGAGCCAGTACGTCACTGCCGACGAAGCGGCTGCCCGCTACGCCAACCTGCAGAAATGGTACGCCGACCACGGTCACTTCATCGTTGGCACCGGTCCGTACTACCTGGACAAGGCGTTCCTGACCGAGAAGACCCTGACCCTCAAGCGCTACGAAGGGTATCCCGACCTGGCTGAACGCTGGTCCGGCTTTGGCGAACCCATGCTGGCAGAGGCTGAGTTGGACGGCGCTGGTCAGGTTAAGATCGGCGAAGAAGCCGCCTTTGACGTCTACATCACCTACAACGACCAGCCCTATCCGCAGGCCGACATCAAGCAGGTTAAGTTCCTGCTCTACAACGCCAAGAACGAAGTCGTTCTGGTTGGCGAAGCTCAGGCAGTTGCCGACGGACAGTATCAGGTGATTCTGCCGGCGGATGTCACCGCCAAACTTGAAGCTGGCTCCAACAAACTTGAAGTTGCGGTCATTCTGATCCCTGTGAGCGTTCCGACCTTCACCAGCATTGACTTTGTGACTGCCCCGTAA
- a CDS encoding dipeptide/oligopeptide/nickel ABC transporter permease, which produces MDQSAAPSENNPLLGETIAVRPIGRLERFIGPENYRILKGLLKTPASIAGFILIGIFILIAVFAPVIAPPVTPKDPYKIPRDGFSPNPRPPGSEWSRNVPETPFWYKPLTGQDKWTHLLGVSTGQYDIFYGMVWGTRTAFKTGLIVVIATVLIGIIVGSVSAYYGGLVDNIIMRIVDVMLTLPFLLAALILAAVITPRFGRSLAPAIIALITFGWMGYARIIRGDILSVKERDYIMAARVIGVKDSRILFRHIIPNAIFPTLVLASLAIGDVVLSFAALSFLGIGTDIGYADWGQILSFARNWITSLNVYWYIIIYPGLILVLYVMGFNLVGDALRDVLDPRMRGRT; this is translated from the coding sequence ATGGACCAATCTGCCGCTCCCTCAGAAAACAATCCCCTCCTCGGCGAGACCATTGCCGTCCGGCCCATCGGCCGCCTGGAACGCTTCATCGGCCCCGAAAACTACCGGATCCTCAAAGGCCTGCTCAAAACCCCGGCGTCCATAGCAGGGTTCATCCTTATCGGCATCTTCATCCTTATCGCCGTCTTTGCCCCGGTGATCGCCCCCCCGGTCACGCCCAAAGACCCCTATAAGATCCCGCGCGACGGATTCAGCCCCAACCCTCGTCCGCCGGGCTCGGAGTGGAGTCGTAATGTCCCCGAAACGCCGTTCTGGTACAAACCGCTCACCGGCCAGGATAAATGGACTCACCTGCTTGGCGTCTCCACCGGCCAGTATGACATCTTCTACGGCATGGTGTGGGGCACCCGCACCGCCTTCAAGACCGGGCTGATCGTGGTCATCGCCACCGTGCTGATCGGCATCATCGTAGGCTCCGTCTCCGCTTATTACGGCGGCCTGGTGGACAATATCATCATGCGCATCGTGGACGTGATGTTGACGCTCCCGTTCCTGCTGGCCGCCCTGATTTTGGCGGCTGTGATCACGCCAAGATTTGGAAGGAGTCTGGCCCCGGCCATCATTGCCCTCATCACTTTTGGGTGGATGGGCTACGCCCGCATCATTCGCGGCGACATCCTCTCGGTGAAAGAGCGCGACTATATCATGGCGGCCCGCGTCATCGGCGTGAAAGACAGCCGCATCCTCTTCCGCCACATCATCCCCAACGCCATCTTCCCGACGCTGGTGCTGGCATCGCTCGCCATCGGCGACGTGGTGCTTTCCTTCGCCGCCCTCTCCTTCCTCGGCATCGGCACCGATATAGGTTACGCAGACTGGGGACAGATCCTCTCCTTTGCCCGCAACTGGATCACCAGCCTCAACGTCTACTGGTACATCATCATCTACCCCGGCTTGATCCTGGTTCTATACGTCATGGGATTTAACCTGGTCGGCGACGCCCTGCGCGACGTGCTTGACCCGCGTATGCGCGGCAGGACTTAA